A window of Lactuca sativa cultivar Salinas unplaced genomic scaffold, Lsat_Salinas_v11 Lsat_1_v11_unplaced_59, whole genome shotgun sequence genomic DNA:
AAAGCAGTGGTATCAACGCAGAGTACTTCTGACTTTAGATTGATACAAAAACTACTTTTTGTGCAACCTAGTATATTTCAGATCTCAATTAAAAGTTATTAGATGGAGCTGCTTCATGTTTTTTAGATAGTACTATTACTCTATTCCAAATCACGCGAGCAGCCATTAGCCATTACTAAGAAATTTTCATATATTCATTGATTCGaagtattttttatttgattagttttaatcgtcttttttttttaatagaaaaaaagAAAGACAATTAAAAAATAGATTTTGTAAGCTACCCATGTATCCTTTATTCGTACGAAATACCATACGAAATAGAACGCTTAGAATGGATATAAAGAAATTCTTTGATTGGTTCTTCCCAAAGGAATGATCTATTTTATTTGACTGATGGGGCCAACAAAcaattaattataacaaaaaaatatcTAAAACAATCTAAATTAGAAATTCAATAATaactaaaataaagaaaagggtATCGTCTTTTATTCGAAACGTCTAGTGATCTTCAACCAATTATGCGCTTCAATATAATTACCAGGAGTAAGTGCTATAGCCTGTTTCCAATACTCAGCGGCTTGGTCGAACCAAGCCTCCGCAATTTCAGAATCCCCCTGCCGAATGGCCTGTTCTCCCCGGTCGGAATAGGTGGGTTAATTCCTTCCCTTAGAACCGTACTTGAGAGTTTCCTACCTCATACGGCTCGGCAGTCAACTCTTTTTGTACCCCATTTGAATCTACCATATCTAACTGAATAAGATTTCTCGTAGATCTATTCCATTTTTCGGGTTAACGAAAAGAAGTTAATAAAATGAGTTTCAAACTTAAATCTTAAGTTTGGATTAAAAATCCGGtttattttagttttatcttTTCTCCCACCTTCAGAAGAATAAAACATAGACATTTCGCCTATCATTACAATTTTCTGAAAGGTAACTATCTCAGTTTCATATCATATAGAAATTTATATAGAATTTTTGAAAAAGACTTTCGAAAGGAAAGACTTACTATCTTTGGGATCTGATCCTACACCGCTGCTCAATACCTTAGTGGATCGACTCTATTACATAAGTGGATTCCTAACGTTTGTCTCACATCATGACATAAGTAAGCAGTTATTATTGTATCGGCCCAAAACCTCGCTAATTGATCTTTACGGTGCTTACTCTATCAATTAGATCCTTTACCCATAGAATAAAACAGCTAGGCATATCTATTTCTTCATATTTCAACTTCTATGAAGTTTCTTTTCTACAGCTGATAAAAATCGTTGTTTTAGACGATGCATATGTAGAAAGCCCAGTTTTCTAGTATTTACTAGCGAATTTGATCTTTCTTTACTTTTTTCTTTCTATAGCGGAGATAGTCGCACGTAATGACAGATCACGGCCATATTATTAAAAGCTTGTGGTAAGAATGGGTTTCGTTCGAGCGCTCGAAAATAATATTCCAAAGCTTTCGTATGTTCTCCGTTACTTGTGTGGATAAGTCCTATGTTATAGAGTATATAACTTCGGTCATAGGGATCAATTTCTAGTCGCATAGCTTCATAATAATTCTGTAAAGCTTCCGCATAATTTCCTTCGGATTGAGCTGACATCCGTTACGGTCGTCATTCAATTCAAAGAATCTCCGTTACAGAACCGTACATGAGATTTTCATCGCATACGGCTCCTCCCTTATGTGCATAATGATAAAATGATAAATAAGATGAAAATCTTATCATTATGAACTGAGTAGGGCTAGTGTTTTTACAAGAAATCTCTAGCCAACCTTCCTGCAAGAGATCCTTTCTTAACATCAAACGTATTGGTACTAGAGAGAAATGATAACTCCAACAATTTCTTTGTTCTCAACGCTTCCCAATTTCCAGGAATTAGTCACTTCAACAGCCTTCGATGGTTATACGGGTATCCAAAATACAAACGAGATGGATGTTTGTTGTCCCAACCATTCTTTTAATCCCAAGCCTGCTAAAGAAAAGGataatttataacaaagttttcgTGTTGTTGATTCCTAGATGTAGTGCTTCTTCCCCTCTGCTGCCTATTGGTACTAGTGGACTAGGATTGACCTGTAATACCATAGGTATAACCTTTCGCTCAATACTAGAATCGAGAATTGAAACATAGCATCTGAGGCTGCATTAATCGAGGATACACGACAGAAGGAATTGTTCTATTTCCAAACTTTACCTTCAACAAGCGTAGATTTTTGTCTTTTTTTCCCCATCACGAATCATGTGTATTTCTCGTAAGACtgagattaataaaaaaaagtcaaatcGCACCATCTCTGTAATAGGTAAATGCCTCTTTTTCTCCTGAAGTTGTCGGAATTATTCGTAATAAGATATTGGCTACAATTGAAAAGGTTTTATCAATAAAATTTCCATTTATCCGCGATCTAGGCATAGGTAGCAATCCATTCTATCATTGTTCTCATTACTTCTCGCGGGAAAATAATCCCACAAGGAAAAGAATTCTACAGTACGAAATAACATAAAAACAGATTGATTctcattaaaaaaacaaaaaaagatatAGTTCTTCTATTCAAAAATTCAATATTCAAATTGTTATTTTTTACATTACAGGAATTGATAAAAACTAAGAAAGAAATATGGTAATCGGATTCGATTCCATCTTACTGGAATAGTCTACCAACGAAAGAAACTATTCTTATTTGATTGAAGTTACAGCTTAGAATAACCTCAGTTGATTTAATTATGATACAAAGAAGAAAAAGGATCGAATAATCATTGTATGATGAAAATAGAATAACCGCCTATTTTTTTGTGTTGTGTACTTAGGGGTATACACTATACAATCAActataaaaaaattgtttatcaATTTCTATTTGTAATAGATAGATGGGATAAGGATTTGTGTTGATAACTCTAAAACTGGTCTAGAAAGGAATTTGAGAATTCTTATGATATGGAATCGTAGTCTAAATAGAATCATGATCTAAAGATATCCATTAACCATAGTCTACAAAATATAAATCCCTCGCTCAGTTGATTCATTAGAATTTCTAATTTATTGATTTAATCCGGTCGGTatagtataaatatataaatagagAATTCAGAAAAAGAAGAGAACATTTTTTGTAAGAAAAAAATTTTATCTTTATCCCCCCAGCCTAGAAGGAAAGATACTTCTTTTACTATGATGAAAAATTTTCGATTTTGATCGCTTTATAGTTAGAGTTGATTGGTTGTACCTACCCAATAATCTAGAATGATTCACTATTCACTCGATTTTAGTTTTTTGGGTCATAATCATTATGTAGGAGAGATGGCCGAGTGGTTGAAGGCGTAGCATTGGAACTGCTATGTAGGCTTTTGCTTACCGAGGGTTCGAATCCCTCTCTTTCCTTTCCGTACCTTCACCTAATTCATCGATCTTACTAACCACAATAGATCAAATAGCAATGGATACGACTATTCCAACAGTTAGACCTTTCTTTGATATGGATTCTCTATTCCTAATGGCTGTGGTACAGAAAATACTGTGTAAAGAAAAGAGTAGAGTAGACAAGGAATGAAAATCTCCCTCTCGGTCTATGATACCTAAATGGAAGAAAAATCCGGATCAAACCCTTATTTATCTTAACCTTAGGTTAATTTACTTCGCCGAAAGGGAGCAAAATGGGTCGAACCCTTATTCTTCCTTATTCTTATTAGtgttgattttatttttgttaggtTTAAGTCTGACGAGAATAATATTCTACAACTAGCAATTCATTTATTTTCAAACCGACCCATTTACTATCTATTATTTGATTGACTAATCCTTTATATTGGAATGGTTGAAGAGTCAAATGGTTTGGCAATTCCTCATGGGGGGATGAATCGAGAGAATTTTGAATTAGAACTTTAGATTTTTGTTCATCCCTCGCCGCAATAGTATCTCGGGGTTTGCAGCGATAACTTGGTATATCTACTATACGACCATTGACTAAAATATGTCTATGGTTAACTAATTGGCGAGCTCCCGGAATAGTCGGAGCCATACCCAAGCGAAAAAGAATGTTATCAAGGCGCATTTCAAGTAATTGTAGTAAAACCTGACCTGTTGACCCTTTTGCCTTTCCGGCGATACGAACGTATTTAAGTAATTGTCGTTCTGTAAGACCATAATGAAAACGCAATTTTTGTTTTTCTTCTAGGCGAATTCGATATTGGGATTTTTTCCCGGAACGCGATTGGTTTCTAAGATCACTTCCAGCTCTGGGCCTTTTATTAGTTAGCCCTGGTAAAGCCCCCAGGCGGCGTATTTTTTTGAAACGAGGACCTCGGTAACGCGACATAAAGACTCCTTCttcttatttatatttaattattaattcttaTTGATGAAATTTCATTCTACAGAATAAACCTAAACTAAAAATGAACTAAATTCTAAATAAAGCGAAATTTACTTAGTTATTCTATTAAAGAATAATGAGATGAGTTGGATAAATATCCAGATCTTTATATTCTATATATAGAAAAAGAAAAGGATTCTTTTCGTTAGATAGTTGGAAATTCCTATCACATAATAAATCAAGGGCTTTCGCCAAAAGaggaaaacatttttttttcaatattcttTGATTTCAAAGATGCATTATCAATCATGTAAAACATAGAATAAAATAAATAGAGAAAAGCCGACTATCGGAATCGAACCGATGACCATCGCATTACAAATGCGATGCTCTAACCTCTGAGCTAAGCAGGCTCACATAACATAAATTCGACATGTATAAGAattcaataaactcttagaaTCTTTGCTATTCACTATTATACTATTTTAATTCTTAGCTATTCATATTCGCTATTCATAatgaatattaatatattaaagaataGAATATAGAATTTCAAATAACTGTTAAATATTATAGAAGATAACGATTAATCTAGCGATATAGAAtttccatttttcttttttatcacaattaaatattcttttttttaatatgaaaagAATCGACCGTTCAAGTATTCGAAATTTCATGGGTAAATGAGTGGAAGAGAGGCAGATGTATAGCGTATGTATCCACCTATATTGAATTGCCGATACAGAAATGATAAAATCGTTTTTGATTGGACCGAATATAAGCCTCCTATAGATATAGAAGATGAAAGAAGATAGACAAGAAATCAAAGACAAAGAGGAGAAAACACTTTTTCGAGACAGTAATCGGCATCTATCTAATGAATTCAACGGTTCCGGTATAAATGAAAGAAAAAGGGGAACGAGATCACAATGAGATTTTCATCTCAAAAAGGGGGATATGGCGAAATCGGTAGACGCTACGGACTTAATTGGATTGAGCCTTGGTATGGAAACTTACTAAGTGATAACTTTCAAATTCAGAGAAACCCTGGAATTAATAAAAATGGGCAATCCTGAGCCAAATCACGTTTTCCGAAAACAAACAACGGTTCAGAAAGCGAAAATCAAAAAGGATAGGTGCAGAGACTCGATGGAAGCTGTTCTAACGAATGGAGTTGATTGTCTTACGTTAGTAGAGGAATCCTTCTATCGAAACTTCAGAAAAGATGAAGGATAAACCTGTATACATACTAGAGAAGAATTGTTGTCAATTGATTCCATATTGAAGAAAGAATCGAATATTCATTGATCAAACCATTCACTCCATAATCTGATAGATCTTTTGAAGAACTGATTAATCGGACGAGAATAAAGATAGAGTCCCGTTCTACATGTCAATACTGGCAACAATGAAATTTATAGTAAGAGGAAAATCCGTCGATTTCAAAAATCGTGAGGGTTCAAGTCCCTCTATCCCCAAAAAGACCATTTGGCTCCCTAATTCTTTATCgtatcctttttttttctttatcctTTTTTCGTTAGCGGTTCAAAACTCCTTATCTTTCTCATTCACTACTCTTTATACAATGAGcgtaaaatcacatgtgatataTATGATACATGTACAAATGAACATCTTTGAGCAAGGAATCCCCATTTGACTGATTCACGATCGATATTTTTATTCATACTGAAACTTACAAAGTTGTTCTTTTAACAAATTATAGGCCCGGGATGAGGCTTTGTAATACCCTTTCAATTGACATAGACCCAAGTTCTCTAGTAAAATGAAAATGAGTATGAGACATGAGGAATAGTTGGGATAGCTCAGTTGGTAGAGCAGAGGACTGAAAATCCTCGTGTCACCAGTTCAAATCTGGTTCCTGACACATGATTAATTTGTATGAGTCTCTATTCTACCAATTAATTGATATGAGCAATTAATTGATATGAATACATATTCATTAAGAgtctagataataatacatattctCCATCTCGTTCTTTAGAACCCCATCTATTTGATTTTTATAGAGGGGGTAAAGAGTTTATTATACAAAGTATGTAAAAAAAAAGGGAGATTCTATTTTCTCTTCTTTTTTATTTCTTCTCTGGTTCAAAAAGAAAAGAATGTGAATACTTCATACACATATGCATATTCGAAGGTTAAGGTTGAAAGATTCAATAGAGTAGTTGAAGGATGCGAATAAATAAGATTCagttttgtattttcttttcaatttttAATTTACTCCTACATTACATGACTTTATAGATTCCCCTTAAGTGATGTGTGCAGTCCAAAGTTGATGCTGCATAATTCGTTTGGTTCCTCCTATCGACTTGGCTCATCCGAAATAAGTATTTTACAAATTTGAGAATCCCGATTAATtcctaattttattttattgtattttttttattctataCATAATAAAAATACAAACCATAAACGAGACTTCAATTACTCTGTTTAATCTAGAATCGAACCTGGAATCTATAGAATTGTATAATTGAAGATTCGTTTTTTATCATTCAATGAGCATCTTGTATTTCATAAAAATTGGGAGCAATATAATCCTTACGTAAAGGCCATCCTATCCAACTTTCAGGCATTAATATACGTTTCAAACGGGGATGATTATCATAAGAGATTCCCAACATATCATAGGATTCCCGTTCTTGAAAATCCACACTTTTCCAAACCCAAAAAACAGACGGAATTCTAGGATCCCTCCTCGGGGCAAATACTTTTATGCATACCTCTTCTGGTTGATCCGCGCCATACTCTATTCTAGTAAGATGATACACACTAGCTAATAGTCCGCCTGGTGCTACATCATAGGCACATTGGGAGCGGAGATAATtgtaaccatatacatataaaaTGACAGCAATGGAATGCCAATCCCCCGGTTTGATTTGTAAAGTCTCTATTCCTTGGTAATCAAAGCCCAAAGATCTATGAATTAGCCCATGCTTAACTAGCCAAGCAGACAAATGACCCTGCATCTTTTTTATCTCTCCCGCATTTTTTTTATAAGTATTTCACATTTACGATGAAATTTATGAAGATTGAGCCGCGACTTTTTATTCTGTGCAAAGGAATCCTGTCTAATTTACTAATTCGGGGGAAGATACTGAACTTTTGTATTTGAAAAATGTTTCAGGAGGAATCTCTGAAGTAGATGTCGGTTGATAAAGGAATCCTTGATCATAATTTCCAGTATGAATACTATGCCCAACCTGAAACTTGTGATTGGTAGTAAAACAACGATTCTCTCGCTGAGACATAGTTCTATCTGGATAGATTTCTCGAGATATTTTCTTACGAAGTTTTGTTATAGCATCTATAATTGCTTCTGGTTTAGGTGGACAGCCCGGCAAATATACATCCACAGGAATTAGCTTATCGACTCCACGAACAGTACTATAAGAATCGGTACTGAACATCCCCCCTGTAATTGTACATGCTCCCATAGCAATAACATATTTTGGTTCAGGCATTTGCTCGTATAATCTCACTAAGGAAGGGGCCATTTTCATTGTTACTGTTCCGGCTGTTAAAATAAGGTCCGCTTGTCTAGGACTCGACCTTGGTACTAGTCCATAACGATCAAAGTCGAATCGTGAGCCTATTAGTGAAGCAAATTCAATGAAGCAACAACTGGTACCATAGAGAAGCGGCCATAAACTAGAGAGTCTTGACCAATTTGAAAGATCATTTAATGTAGTTGAAATAACTGAATTTTGGGTTGTTCGATCAAATAAGGGAAACTCAATGGAATTCATAACTATCTcaattttttccttttttctttttattgtctGAATATTCAGGAGCTAAGACCATTCCAATGCCCCCTTTCGCCATGCATAAACTAAACCAACAATTAAGATAAGCACGAAAATTAAAGCTTCTACAAATACAGATACACCTAATACATCAAAACTCATTGCCCATGGATAAAGAAAAACCGTTTCaacatcaaaaacaacaaaaactagAGCAAACATATAATAGCGGATTCTAAATTGTAACCAAGCGTCGCCTATTGGTTCTATACCCGATTCATAACTAGAAAGTTTCTCCGGTCCTTTGCT
This region includes:
- the LOC122195644 gene encoding 30S ribosomal protein S4, chloroplastic produces the protein MSRYRGPRFKKIRRLGALPGLTNKRPRAGSDLRNQSRSGKKSQYRIRLEEKQKLRFHYGLTERQLLKYVRIAGKAKGSTGQVLLQLLEMRLDNILFRLGMAPTIPGARQLVNHRHILVNGRIVDIPSYRCKPRDTIAARDEQKSKVLIQNSLDSSPHEELPNHLTLQPFQYKGLVNQIIDSKWVGLKINELLVVEYYSRQT
- the LOC111883635 gene encoding NAD(P)H-quinone oxidoreductase subunit K, chloroplastic — protein: MNSIEFPLFDRTTQNSVISTTLNDLSNWSRLSSLWPLLYGTSCCFIEFASLIGSRFDFDRYGLVPRSSPRQADLILTAGTVTMKMAPSLVRLYEQMPEPKYVIAMGACTITGGMFSTDSYSTVRGVDKLIPVDVYLPGCPPKPEAIIDAITKLRKKISREIYPDRTMSQRENRSPGGLLASVYHLTRIEYGADQPEEVCIKVFAPRRDPRIPSVFWVWKSVDFQERESYDMLGISYDNHPRLKRILMPESWIGWPLRKDYIAPNFYEIQDAH